In one Balaenoptera musculus isolate JJ_BM4_2016_0621 chromosome 20, mBalMus1.pri.v3, whole genome shotgun sequence genomic region, the following are encoded:
- the RAMP2 gene encoding receptor activity-modifying protein 2: protein MASLRAERAAGGPRLPATGAGRPAALRLLLLLGAVLKPQESLAQLLPTPDGFKSEGKTVEEKYETNVLRCWDDYKVQMDPIEKDWCDWALISRPYSILRDCLERNAEEFGLGFPNPWAEQIIFETHQIHFANCSLGQPPFSDPPEDVLLAMIIAPICLIPFLVTLVVWRSKDSEAQT from the exons ATGGCCTCGCTCCGGGCGGAGCGCGCTGCCGGCGGCCCGCGGCTCCCCGCGACCGGCGCCGGGCGACCGGCAGCGCTCCGCCTCCTCCTGCTGCTGGGCG CTGTCCTGAAGCCCCAGGAGTCCCTGGCTCAACTTCTTCCCACCCCAGACGGCTTCAAGTCAGAAG GAAAAACAGTGGAGGAGAAGTATGAGACAAATGTCCTACGTTGCTGGGATGATTATAAAGTTCAAATGGACCCTATCGAAAAGGATTGGTGTGACTGGGCCCTCATTAGCAG GCCTTACAGCATCCTTCGAGACTGCTTGGAAAGGAATGCAGAAGAGTTTGGCCTGGGCTTCCCCAATCCCTGGGCGGAACAGATCATCTTTGAGACTCACCAGATCCACTTTGCCAACTGCTCCCTGGGGCAGCCCCCCTTCTCAGACCCCCCAGAGGATGTGCTCTTGGCCATGATCATAGCCCCCATCTGCCTCATCCCCTTCCTCGTCACCCTTGTGGTGTGGAGGAGTAAAGACAGTGAAGCCCAGACCTAG